The following are from one region of the Silene latifolia isolate original U9 population chromosome 9, ASM4854445v1, whole genome shotgun sequence genome:
- the LOC141600081 gene encoding protein REBELOTE — MGKLGKKARKFVKKKLPAVLKRQRKQKSLFNKRKSSSSRGEHNVVENQQTDATTTTTTGRKPLAYDLLDVSLDIFSSEENYDMLEQTASDTDEFLDEDSTCSYGHGIQPGLDVQDAELSTQNKKLLSQLLEKNKLLEALKHKDPQFVIFLQDHIKDPDSSDNEDMSDDEEASDQDVEPENDCAPISNTRKLLRSSTINHWCQMVKEQNKVTLLPSLINAYHTACHYGTDPTDVNVSVTPPIIQNKEAFYSILMFMLSEGDQLFRGILGISADCKMDAILRLKNSSKWENVKPMVKSYLKSSLFLLNQFTDTDILAYALSRLRASLIFFSVFPALQNKLIEVSVHLWATGSESLSACSFVVLRGIASFLGDDSYDKCLKKTYKAILSCSKIVSPARLKHLEYLKSSFVELCSIDFQISAKVVVASIQKLAKIVQLGLQTKEEALRMICSWEYVLCIDIWVNFVQSNIKDIDLHAILSTLIQVILGVAKLFAGQRYLPLKVKCVHWLNVLSSSENFVPTSSLALDILENSNAEEEGKTGKGGVDFSTALKIPKHWLKSQAFQEKSVLAAVELLSAHFLQWSHHISFPELATIPIIRLKQFHDKSTTESLCRTVKRLIDQVEKNVEFVQRKRDDVSFSPKDIASAELFLQMEKHSSNLPFIQYYKSVIENAATQKVSADDQMSRPEIKKQKAGKIKLPDKKDGSANGEKKAGNTAADPSIGREQGVKKKKRKA; from the exons GATTTGCTCGATGTTTCTCTTGATATTTTTTCAAGTGAAGAAAACTATGATATGCTCGAACAAACTGCCTCTGATACTGATGAATTTCTCGACGAG GATTCAACTTGCTCATATGGCCACGGCATTCAACCTGGACTTGATGTTCAAG ATGCTGAATTGTCAACACAGAACAAGAAATTACTTTCTCAACTTCTCGAGAAAAATAAATTATTGGAGGCCTTAAAGCACAAG GATCCTCAATTTGTGATATTCTTGCAAGACCATATCAAAGACCCTGATTCTTCCGACAACGAAGACATG TCAGACGATGAGGAGGCAAGTGATCAAGATGTCGAACCTGAGAACGACTGTGCACCTATTTCTAATACCAGAAAATTGCTGAGAAGTTCAACCATCAATCATTGGTGTCAGATGGTGAAAGAGCAGAATAAGGTTACTCTGCTTCCTAGTCTTATTAATGCCTACCACACTGCATGCCACTATGGAACTGATCCAACTGATGTCAATGTATCTGTCACTCCTCCGATAATACAAAACAAGGAGGCCTTTTATAGCATCTTAATGTTCATGCTTTCCGAAGGAGATCAATTGTTTCGGGGAATCTTAGGCATATCCGCTGATTGCAAGATGGACGCCATACTGAGGTTGAAGAATTCTTCTAAATGGGAAAATGTGAAGCCAATGGTCAAGTCTTACTTGAAAAGCTCTCTGTTCCTTTTGAATCAGTTTACTGATACTGACATATTGGCTTACGCGTTGAGTCGGCTGAGAGCTTCGTTGATATTTTTTTCTGTATTCCCTGCTTTACAGAACAAGCTCATTGAG GTTTCTGTTCACCTCTGGGCGACAGGCAGTGAATCTCTTTCAGCTTGCTCTTTCGTTGTCTTGCGTGGCATAGCTTCTTTCCTTGGAGATGATTCTTATGATAAATGTTTGAAGAAAACATATAAAGCTATACTTTCTTGCTCTAAAATTGTGAGCCCTGCTAGATTGAAACATTTGGAATACCTAAAAAGCTCTTTTGTCGAGCTTTGCTCCATAGATTTTCAGATATCAGCTAAGGTGGTAGTAGCATCTATCCAGAAGCTAGCCAAAATTGTTCAGCTGGGCCTGCAGACAAAGGAG GAAGCTCTAAGGATGATTTGCAGTTGGGAATATGTTTTGTGCATTGATATCTGGGTGAATTTTGTGCAAAGCAATATTAAAGATATAGATCTTCATGCCATACTTTCGACACTCATCCAAGTCATACTTGGGGTGGCTAAACTCTTTGCTGGTCAGAGATATCTACCTTTGAAAGTTAAATGCGTCCACTGGTTGAACGTTCTCTCTTCCAGTGAAAATTTCGTGCCTACTTCATCATTGGCATTAGACATATTGGAAAATAGTAATGCCGAGGAAGAGGGGAAGACTGGAAAGGGTGGTGTGGACTTTTCTACTGCTTTGAAG ATACCAAAACATTGGCTGAAATCTCAAGCATTTCAAGAGAAGTCGGTTTTAGCTGCTGTGGAGCTGCTAAGTGCACACTTTCTTCAGTGGAGTCACCACATATCCTTCCCCGAACTTGCAACAATTCCCATCATCCGCTTAAAGCAATTTCATGATAAATCGACTACTGAGAGCTTGTGTAGGACAGTGAAACGTTTGATTGATCAG GTGGAAAAGAACGTAGAGTTTGTCCAGAGAAAGAGAGACGATGTTTCATTTTCACCAAAGGACATAGCTTCTGCAGAACTATTTCTTCAG ATGGAAAAGCACAGCAGCAACTTGCCTTTTATTCAGTACTACAAAAGTGTCATAGAAAATGCTGCAACTCAGAAAGTCAGTGCAGATGACCAAATGAG TCGGCCTGAGATTAAGAAACAAAAAGCTGGAAAGATAAAGTTGCCGGACAAAAAAGATGGGAGTGCAAATGGCGAGAAAAAAGCTGGCAACACTGCTGCTGATCCTTCTATAGGACGTGAGCAAGGTGTGAAGAAAAAGAAACGGAAAGCTTGa